The proteins below come from a single Tachypleus tridentatus isolate NWPU-2018 chromosome 13, ASM421037v1, whole genome shotgun sequence genomic window:
- the LOC143240198 gene encoding nuclear protein AMMECR1-like: MALCLDWHGIMAIVCKGAKKQKISHERSSSPIRNGDYFISNTYQATIYRNGMVACVEMCFFCFDVLYCHLNQFEPPKSPNFPNDRYPLFVTWKIGKDRRLRGCIGTFNAMNLHMGLREYALTSASKDSRFSPITREEFSKLHVSISILRHFEEGEDYLDWEIGKHGIHIEFTTEKGSKRTATYLPEVALEQGWDHIQTIDSLLRKGGFKGTITNEIRHSVRLTRYRSEKIAVSYQEYKEFLQGRRC; encoded by the exons ATGGCGCTTTGCTTAGATTGGCACGGTATAATGGCGATTGTGTGTAAAGGggcaaagaaacagaaaataagtCATGAAAGATCATCAAGCCCAATTCGAAATGGAGATTACTTTATCTCTAATACCTACCAAGCTACGATTTACAGAAATGGGATGGTGGCTTGCGTTGAAATGTGTTTCTTCTGCTTTGATGTTCTATACTGTCACCTAAATCAGTTTGAACCTCCAAAGTCGCCAAATTTTCCAAATGACAGATA TCCTCTATTTGTAACGTGGAAGATAGGAAAGGATCGCAGGTTAAGAGGATGTATAGGTACTTTCAATGCCATGAACCTTCACATGGGTCTTAGAGAATATGCATTGACAAG TGCTTCTAAAGATAGCCGGTTTAGTCCCATTACAAGAGAAGAATTCAGCAAACTACATGTATCTATTTCTATACTTCGACATTTTGAAGAAGGAGAGGATTATCTTGACTGGGAG attgGAAAACATGGAATTCACATTGAATTTACTACTGAAAAGGGCTCAAAGCGTACAGCTACCTATTTACCTGAAGTAGCACTAGAACAAG GATGGGATCATATTCAGACCATTGATTCTTTATTGAGAAAAGGTGGCTTCAAAGGAACTATTACTAATGAAATTCGTCATTCAGTAAGGTTGACTCGGTATAGAAGTGAGAAGATAGCAGTAAGTTATCAAGAATATAAAGAATTTTTACAAGGTCGTCGCTGCTag